The following are encoded together in the Variovorax sp. PBS-H4 genome:
- a CDS encoding substrate-binding domain-containing protein — MQQIELFYAIAPRRSGRTLIRNPLMELLHAVREHGSISAAARALGLSYRHVWGELKRWEQALGHPLVSGEQGRSAQLSEFGDKLLWAERQAQARLAPQIEALHADLERAFAMAFDDGLHVLRLHASHDDALVLLRAHAAERARLQLDIRFTGSVDAISALNQGRCVMAGFHTLERPPAGSLAQRTYKPLLKPGLHKLIGFARRTQGLIVAPGNPLDLRNIGDVARRRARYVNRALGTGTRVLLDELLAQEGLGADAIEGYARDEPSHMAVAHAVASGQADAGLGIESAARGAKLGFVPLVHERYHLACLKSALDQPAIEALLVLLRSAAWQHQLGTLAGYESAGSGEVQSLSALLPWWRFKGPKR; from the coding sequence GTGCAGCAGATCGAACTCTTCTACGCCATTGCCCCGCGCCGCAGCGGACGCACGCTGATCCGCAATCCGCTGATGGAGCTGCTGCACGCGGTCCGCGAACACGGCTCCATCTCGGCAGCGGCGCGGGCGCTGGGCCTGTCGTACCGGCATGTCTGGGGCGAACTCAAGCGCTGGGAGCAGGCCCTGGGCCATCCGCTGGTCAGCGGCGAGCAGGGCCGCTCGGCGCAGCTCTCGGAGTTCGGCGACAAGCTGCTGTGGGCCGAGCGTCAGGCGCAGGCGCGGCTGGCGCCTCAGATCGAGGCCCTGCATGCCGATCTCGAGCGCGCGTTCGCCATGGCCTTCGACGATGGCTTGCACGTGCTCAGGCTGCATGCGAGCCACGACGATGCGCTGGTGCTGCTGCGTGCGCACGCGGCGGAGCGCGCACGGCTGCAGCTGGACATTCGCTTCACCGGCAGCGTGGATGCGATCAGCGCCCTCAACCAGGGGCGTTGCGTGATGGCGGGCTTCCACACGCTCGAGCGGCCGCCGGCCGGCTCGCTCGCGCAGCGCACCTACAAGCCGCTCCTCAAGCCCGGGCTGCACAAGCTGATCGGCTTCGCGCGCCGTACGCAGGGACTGATCGTCGCACCCGGCAACCCATTGGACCTGCGCAATATCGGCGACGTTGCGCGGCGGCGTGCGCGCTATGTCAACCGCGCCCTCGGCACCGGCACACGGGTGCTGTTGGACGAGTTGCTCGCGCAGGAAGGGCTCGGCGCGGACGCCATCGAGGGTTATGCGCGCGACGAGCCCTCGCACATGGCCGTCGCTCATGCCGTGGCATCAGGGCAGGCCGACGCGGGTCTGGGCATCGAATCGGCCGCGCGGGGAGCGAAGCTCGGCTTCGTGCCGCTGGTGCACGAGCGCTACCACCTGGCCTGCCTCAAGTCGGCACTCGATCAGCCGGCCATCGAGGCCTTGCTCGTGCTGCTGCGCAGCGCCGCCTGGCAGCACCAGCTCGGCACGTTGGCGGGCTACGAGAGCGCCGGCAGCGGCGAGGTGCAGTCACTGAGCGCGCTGCTGCCGTGGTGGCGCTTCAAGGGGCCGAAACGGTAA
- the paaE gene encoding 1,2-phenylacetyl-CoA epoxidase subunit PaaE produces MSVIFHPLRVRSIEPDTAEAVIVSFDVPEELRGVFGFTQGQYLTLRKEIDGQDLRRSYSICAGVDDGELRVGVRKVQQGQFSNWINSSLKPGDTLQVMAPQGRFFVPIEPGAQRHHVGIAGGSGITPILSIMKTVLAREPHSRFTLIYGNRQLRSTMFKEEIEDLKNRYMTRLSLQLVFSDEHTDVPINAGLMNREKIAEFLQGLVPPGSIDHVYVCGPFQMNDEAEAALLEAGVPEERIHIERFGLAQSPTGAVGAVVHTPQPGDAETARITIVRDGIAREIPYTLGQPSILDAASSAGLEVPYSCTSGVCGTCRAKLLEGEVRMERNFALDKNEVAGGFILTCQAHPLTERVRLSFDER; encoded by the coding sequence ATGAGCGTCATCTTCCACCCGCTGCGCGTGCGCAGCATCGAGCCCGACACCGCCGAGGCGGTGATCGTTTCCTTCGACGTACCCGAGGAACTGCGCGGCGTGTTCGGCTTCACCCAGGGCCAGTACCTCACGCTGCGCAAGGAGATCGACGGCCAGGACCTGCGCCGCTCCTATTCGATTTGCGCCGGTGTCGACGACGGCGAGCTGCGCGTGGGCGTGCGCAAGGTGCAGCAGGGCCAGTTCTCGAACTGGATCAACAGCAGCCTCAAGCCCGGCGACACGCTGCAGGTGATGGCGCCGCAGGGCCGCTTCTTCGTGCCGATCGAGCCCGGGGCGCAGCGCCACCACGTGGGCATCGCCGGCGGCAGCGGCATCACGCCCATCCTCTCGATCATGAAGACGGTGCTGGCGCGCGAGCCGCATTCGCGCTTCACGCTCATCTACGGCAACCGGCAGCTGCGGTCCACGATGTTCAAGGAAGAAATCGAGGACCTGAAGAACCGCTACATGACGCGCCTGTCGCTGCAGCTCGTGTTTTCCGACGAGCATACCGACGTGCCCATCAATGCGGGCCTGATGAATCGCGAGAAGATCGCCGAGTTCCTGCAGGGCCTGGTGCCGCCCGGCAGCATCGACCACGTCTACGTCTGCGGTCCCTTCCAGATGAACGACGAGGCCGAGGCCGCGCTGCTGGAGGCGGGCGTGCCCGAGGAGCGCATCCACATCGAGCGCTTCGGCCTCGCGCAGTCGCCAACGGGTGCGGTGGGCGCCGTGGTGCACACACCGCAGCCGGGCGATGCCGAGACTGCGCGCATCACCATCGTGCGCGACGGGATCGCCCGCGAGATCCCGTACACCCTCGGCCAGCCCAGCATCCTCGACGCGGCGTCCTCCGCCGGCCTGGAAGTGCCGTACTCCTGCACTTCGGGCGTCTGCGGCACCTGCCGCGCCAAGCTCCTGGAAGGGGAAGTGCGGATGGAGCGCAACTTCGCGCTCGACAAGAATGAGGTGGCGGGTGGCTTTATCCTCACCTGCCAGGCACACCCCCTGACCGAGCGCGTGCGGCTGTCCTTCGACGAACGCTGA
- a CDS encoding DUF4259 domain-containing protein, with protein MNMSYRACVAGLAWMLALPALSGAWDEGALDNDAAQDFLAECARSADATVVAQAIDMALVASFVDADDGAAAVAAAEVLADALGSNGAAPRTRVVPCLAGVPREQLRALAPRAQQAVTRVTDPASSELAQQWMDEKPNRWAAGVQRLAARLRN; from the coding sequence ATGAACATGTCGTATCGCGCCTGCGTCGCCGGCCTCGCGTGGATGCTGGCCTTGCCGGCCCTGTCGGGCGCCTGGGACGAAGGTGCACTCGACAACGATGCCGCGCAGGACTTCCTGGCGGAATGCGCGCGCTCTGCCGATGCCACCGTGGTCGCCCAGGCCATCGACATGGCGCTGGTCGCGAGCTTTGTCGATGCCGACGACGGAGCAGCCGCCGTCGCTGCCGCCGAAGTCCTTGCCGATGCGCTGGGCAGCAACGGCGCAGCGCCGAGGACACGGGTGGTGCCCTGCCTGGCCGGGGTGCCGCGCGAGCAGCTTCGCGCCCTCGCGCCACGCGCGCAGCAGGCGGTGACCCGCGTGACAGACCCTGCATCCTCCGAGCTCGCCCAGCAGTGGATGGACGAGAAGCCGAACCGGTGGGCGGCGGGGGTGCAGCGCCTGGCGGCGCGTCTTCGAAACTAG
- a CDS encoding branched-chain amino acid ABC transporter permease, giving the protein MDLQIALILGQDGIVNGAIYGLMALALVLVFSVTRVIFIPQGEFVAFSALSVVALQAGRVPATLWLLLVLAAAALVVELWRWKRGAVVDWASTLAWCVALPLVACALVLLLRPESLVMQTLAALAVIVPLGPLLYRLAYRPLADATVLTLLIVSVALHGVLVGLGLLFFGAEGSRTPAFSEMRLDLGGVAVTGQSLVVVAVTAALVVLMFLFFERSIVGKALRATAINRVGARLMGIPTGLSGDLSFALAAAIGAVSGLLIAPITTIYYDTGFLIGLKGFVAAIVGGLASYPLALVGALIVGQLETFSSFWASAFKEVFVFTLIIPVLWWRSLSSRHVEDEE; this is encoded by the coding sequence ATGGATTTGCAAATCGCCCTGATCCTGGGGCAGGACGGTATCGTGAACGGGGCGATCTACGGGCTCATGGCGCTGGCGCTGGTGCTGGTGTTCTCCGTGACCCGCGTCATCTTCATCCCGCAAGGGGAATTCGTGGCCTTCAGTGCGCTGTCGGTGGTGGCGCTGCAGGCCGGCCGGGTGCCGGCCACGCTGTGGCTGCTGCTCGTGCTGGCGGCGGCGGCACTCGTGGTGGAGCTGTGGCGCTGGAAGCGCGGCGCGGTGGTCGACTGGGCCTCGACGCTCGCCTGGTGCGTGGCGCTGCCGCTCGTGGCCTGCGCGCTGGTGCTGCTGCTGCGCCCCGAGTCGCTGGTCATGCAGACACTTGCGGCGCTCGCCGTGATCGTGCCGCTCGGCCCACTGCTGTACCGACTGGCCTACCGGCCGCTGGCCGATGCGACCGTGCTCACGCTGCTGATCGTGTCGGTGGCGCTGCACGGCGTGCTGGTCGGCCTGGGGCTGCTCTTCTTCGGTGCCGAGGGCTCACGCACGCCTGCTTTTTCCGAAATGCGGCTGGACCTGGGCGGCGTCGCCGTCACCGGCCAGTCCCTGGTGGTCGTGGCGGTCACAGCGGCGCTGGTGGTGCTGATGTTCCTGTTCTTCGAGCGCTCGATCGTCGGCAAGGCGCTGCGGGCGACCGCGATCAACCGCGTCGGCGCGCGGCTGATGGGCATTCCGACGGGGCTTTCAGGGGACCTGAGCTTCGCCCTGGCGGCGGCGATCGGCGCGGTCTCGGGGCTGCTGATTGCGCCGATCACCACCATCTATTACGACACCGGCTTCCTGATCGGCCTGAAAGGCTTCGTGGCGGCAATCGTCGGCGGGCTGGCCAGCTACCCGCTGGCCCTGGTGGGCGCGCTGATCGTGGGGCAGCTCGAGACCTTCTCTTCGTTCTGGGCCAGTGCGTTCAAGGAGGTGTTCGTTTTTACGCTGATCATTCCGGTGCTTTGGTGGCGTTCGCTTAGCAGTCGGCATGTGGAGGATGAGGAATGA
- a CDS encoding ABC transporter permease, translated as MNTFTDSAIAAWHLLVAGDPVLLAIVGRSLAVSATACALACGFGLLLGAWLAVARFAGRGLLLTLLNTLLALPSVVVGLVIYLLLSRSGPLGFLGWLFSFQAMVLAQALLVLPVVTALTRQSIEDADRAHGEQLRSLGARGLVRALLLVWDERYALVTVLIAAFGRAVSEVGAVMIVGGNIDGFTRVMTTAIALETSKGDLPLALALGLVLLGVVLLLNLAISALRGWRERVDGGAADAAGPRRVEVAA; from the coding sequence ATGAACACCTTCACCGACAGCGCCATCGCCGCCTGGCACCTGCTGGTTGCCGGCGATCCCGTGCTGCTCGCCATCGTCGGGCGTTCATTGGCGGTCAGCGCCACGGCCTGCGCCCTGGCGTGCGGGTTCGGCCTGCTGCTCGGTGCCTGGCTCGCCGTTGCACGATTCGCGGGGCGCGGGCTGCTGCTCACGTTGCTCAACACGCTGCTGGCGCTGCCGTCGGTGGTGGTCGGGCTGGTGATCTATTTGTTGCTGTCGCGCTCGGGGCCGCTGGGTTTCCTGGGCTGGCTGTTCTCGTTCCAGGCCATGGTGCTGGCGCAGGCGCTGCTGGTACTGCCGGTGGTCACGGCCCTCACGCGCCAATCCATCGAGGACGCGGACCGCGCGCACGGCGAGCAGTTGCGCTCGCTCGGTGCGCGTGGCCTGGTGCGGGCGCTGTTGCTGGTGTGGGACGAGCGCTACGCGCTGGTCACCGTGCTGATCGCCGCCTTCGGCCGCGCCGTGTCGGAGGTTGGCGCGGTGATGATCGTCGGGGGCAACATCGACGGCTTCACGCGCGTCATGACCACCGCCATCGCGCTCGAGACCAGCAAGGGCGACCTGCCGCTCGCGCTGGCCTTGGGCCTGGTGCTGCTGGGCGTGGTGCTGTTGCTCAACCTCGCCATCAGCGCGCTGCGCGGCTGGCGCGAGCGTGTCGATGGCGGCGCAGCCGATGCGGCAGGGCCGCGGCGGGTGGAGGTCGCGGCATGA
- the paaC gene encoding 1,2-phenylacetyl-CoA epoxidase subunit PaaC, whose translation MQASIELDRSPAVQYLLRIGDTCLILAQRLGEWCGHAPILEEDIAITNMALDLVGQARALLTRAGEIEGRAHDEDQLAFLRDERDYFNATLVELPRGDFAFSVLRNAMVATLLKLLWEKLEASSDAEVAAIACKAVKEARYHQQHSADWVVRLGDGTGESHARMEAALAHLWRYVPELFASDAIDEEARASGLGPAWSELREAWFAEMGPVLEEATLSIPAESAFLSTGKRGVHSEHMGYILAEMQHLQRAYPGGVW comes from the coding sequence ATGCAAGCATCCATCGAACTCGACCGCAGCCCCGCCGTGCAATACCTGCTGCGCATCGGCGATACCTGCCTGATCCTGGCGCAGCGCCTGGGTGAATGGTGCGGCCACGCGCCGATCCTCGAAGAGGACATCGCCATCACCAACATGGCGCTCGACCTCGTCGGCCAGGCGCGCGCACTCCTCACGCGCGCCGGCGAGATCGAGGGCCGCGCGCACGACGAGGACCAGCTCGCCTTCCTGCGCGACGAGCGCGACTATTTCAACGCCACGCTGGTCGAGCTGCCGCGCGGCGACTTCGCCTTCAGCGTGCTGCGCAACGCGATGGTCGCCACGCTGCTCAAGCTGCTGTGGGAAAAACTCGAGGCGTCGAGCGATGCCGAGGTGGCCGCCATCGCCTGCAAGGCCGTCAAGGAGGCGCGCTACCACCAGCAGCATTCGGCCGACTGGGTCGTGCGCCTGGGCGACGGTACCGGCGAATCGCATGCGCGCATGGAGGCCGCGCTGGCCCACCTGTGGCGCTATGTGCCCGAGCTCTTCGCGTCCGACGCCATCGACGAAGAGGCGCGTGCCAGCGGCCTCGGGCCGGCCTGGTCCGAGCTGCGCGAGGCGTGGTTCGCAGAGATGGGTCCGGTGCTCGAGGAGGCCACGCTGTCGATCCCGGCCGAGTCGGCCTTCCTGAGCACCGGCAAGCGCGGCGTGCACAGCGAACACATGGGCTACATCCTGGCCGAGATGCAGCATCTGCAGCGCGCCTATCCGGGCGGGGTGTGGTGA
- the paaD gene encoding 1,2-phenylacetyl-CoA epoxidase subunit PaaD gives MDALRLPAANETRVARAWEVLGTVLDPEVPALSVCDLGIVREVLPHGEGLEIVLTPTYSGCPATEVIERSVLDAIDAAGLGPARVTLRRAPAWTTDWISAEGKRKLREYGIAPPGAAGLHGGAVPIRLVRRPPAAPVACPRCGSAHTERLSAFGSTACKSLYRCLDCREPFEHFKPL, from the coding sequence ATGGATGCGTTGCGCCTTCCCGCAGCGAACGAGACCCGCGTGGCGCGCGCCTGGGAGGTGCTGGGCACCGTGCTCGACCCCGAGGTGCCGGCACTGTCGGTTTGCGACCTGGGCATCGTGCGCGAGGTCCTGCCGCACGGGGAGGGGTTGGAGATCGTGCTGACGCCCACCTATTCCGGCTGCCCCGCCACCGAGGTGATCGAGCGCAGCGTGCTCGATGCCATCGACGCCGCCGGGCTGGGCCCCGCCCGCGTGACGCTGCGCCGCGCCCCGGCATGGACCACCGACTGGATCAGCGCCGAAGGCAAGCGCAAGCTGCGCGAGTACGGCATCGCGCCACCGGGCGCGGCGGGCTTGCATGGTGGCGCGGTGCCGATCCGCCTGGTGCGCCGTCCGCCGGCCGCGCCGGTCGCCTGCCCCCGATGCGGCAGTGCCCACACCGAGCGGCTGTCGGCCTTCGGCTCCACGGCCTGCAAGTCGCTCTACCGCTGCCTCGATTGCCGCGAACCGTTCGAGCACTTCAAACCCCTCTGA
- a CDS encoding branched-chain amino acid ABC transporter ATP-binding protein/permease yields MTRRHLTLAFIIALAAAWRFLPDFSVTVLSYIGLYALVAAGLVMLTGVGGMTSFGQAAFVGTGAYATAWICTSPMAASAMGGISPALLPWIGLLFGIVVTFVIAWGLGAITLRLSGHYLPLCTIAWGLSFYFLFGNLEFLGGHTGVAGVPAIEVGGVSFASPRSLGLVIWGVLLLALWALHNLLDSREGRAIRALKGGRVMAESMGVDTGRYRIKVFVLAALLAAVSGWLYAHLQRFINPTPFNLNIGIEYLFMAVVGGAGHLWGAVLGAALITLLKEQLQDILPQLLGSSGNFEVIVFGLLMLVVLQRFADGLWPTLARFAGRFLKPAAVRPPRRAMTLPGAALPPRGQVVLEAKAVTKRFGGLVANDTVSLDVKAGEIHALIGPNGAGKSTFFNMISGVDDPTEGEVRLMDRPMTGQPSRAFAALGLGRTFQHVRLLGQRRVIENVALGAHRRGKRGWIASMLRLDRAEEAALLAQARQQIERCGLGEFAEVPAGSLALGQQRVVEIARALAGHPAVLLLDEPAAGLRHLEKRALATLLDQLRTEGLGILVVEHDMEFVMNLADRVTVLEFGAVIARGTPAEVQGDPKVLDAYLGGVEEPPSEGRAEQVA; encoded by the coding sequence ATGACCCGCCGCCACCTGACACTGGCCTTCATCATCGCGCTGGCAGCCGCCTGGCGCTTCCTGCCCGACTTCTCGGTCACGGTCCTCAGCTACATCGGTCTCTACGCACTCGTGGCGGCCGGCCTGGTCATGCTGACCGGCGTTGGCGGCATGACCTCCTTCGGGCAGGCCGCGTTCGTCGGCACCGGCGCCTACGCGACCGCATGGATCTGCACCTCGCCGATGGCCGCCTCGGCAATGGGCGGCATCAGCCCGGCGCTGCTCCCTTGGATCGGGCTGCTGTTCGGCATCGTGGTGACCTTCGTCATCGCCTGGGGCCTGGGCGCGATCACGCTGCGCCTGTCGGGCCACTACTTGCCGCTGTGCACCATCGCGTGGGGTCTGAGCTTCTATTTCCTGTTCGGCAATCTCGAGTTCCTCGGCGGCCACACGGGCGTGGCGGGCGTTCCGGCGATCGAGGTCGGGGGCGTCTCCTTCGCCTCGCCGCGCTCGCTGGGCCTCGTCATCTGGGGCGTGCTGCTGCTGGCGCTGTGGGCGCTGCACAACCTGCTGGATTCGCGCGAGGGGCGTGCCATCCGCGCGCTCAAGGGCGGGCGCGTAATGGCCGAGTCGATGGGCGTGGACACGGGCCGCTACCGCATCAAGGTCTTCGTGCTGGCGGCGCTGCTCGCAGCGGTGTCGGGCTGGCTCTATGCGCACCTGCAGCGCTTCATCAACCCGACGCCATTCAACCTGAACATCGGCATCGAGTACCTGTTCATGGCGGTCGTGGGCGGTGCCGGCCACCTGTGGGGCGCGGTGCTCGGTGCGGCGCTGATCACGCTGCTGAAGGAGCAGCTGCAGGACATCCTGCCGCAGCTGCTCGGATCGAGCGGAAACTTCGAAGTGATCGTGTTCGGCCTGTTGATGCTGGTGGTGCTGCAACGCTTCGCCGACGGGCTGTGGCCGACGCTGGCGCGTTTCGCAGGGCGCTTCCTCAAACCGGCGGCAGTGCGTCCGCCGCGCCGGGCGATGACGCTGCCCGGGGCCGCATTGCCGCCGCGCGGCCAGGTCGTGCTCGAGGCCAAGGCCGTCACCAAGCGCTTCGGCGGCCTGGTGGCCAACGACACCGTCAGTCTCGACGTGAAGGCCGGCGAGATCCATGCGCTGATCGGGCCCAACGGCGCCGGCAAGAGCACCTTCTTCAACATGATCTCGGGCGTGGACGACCCCACCGAAGGCGAGGTGCGGCTGATGGACCGCCCCATGACGGGCCAGCCTTCGCGCGCCTTCGCGGCGCTGGGCCTGGGCCGCACCTTCCAGCATGTGCGGCTGCTGGGCCAGCGCCGCGTGATCGAGAACGTCGCGCTGGGAGCGCACCGCCGCGGCAAGCGCGGCTGGATCGCCTCGATGCTGCGGCTCGATCGGGCCGAGGAGGCGGCGCTGCTCGCGCAGGCACGCCAGCAGATCGAGCGCTGCGGCCTTGGCGAGTTCGCAGAGGTGCCGGCGGGCTCGCTCGCGCTCGGCCAGCAGCGCGTGGTCGAGATCGCGCGCGCCCTGGCAGGCCATCCCGCGGTGCTGCTGCTGGACGAGCCGGCAGCCGGATTGCGCCACCTGGAAAAGCGCGCACTCGCGACGCTGCTCGACCAGCTGCGCACCGAGGGCCTCGGCATCCTGGTGGTGGAACATGACATGGAGTTCGTGATGAACCTGGCCGACCGCGTCACGGTGCTGGAGTTCGGCGCCGTCATTGCGCGTGGAACGCCGGCGGAGGTGCAGGGCGATCCGAAGGTGCTGGATGCGTATCTTGGCGGCGTGGAAGAGCCCCCGAGCGAAGGTCGCGCGGAGCAAGTGGCATGA
- a CDS encoding ABC transporter substrate-binding protein, translating into MSSFTRLGVALLCAMAFAAHADINVGVTLSATGPAASLGIPEKNTIALMPKTIGGQKINYIVLDDASDTTAAVSNTRKLISENKVDIVLGSTVTPNSLAMIDVVAEEKVPMISMAASARIVEPMDAKRKWVFKTPQNDIMMSLAIAEHMAANGVKTVGFIGFSDAYGEGWFQEFTKAAELKKLKVVANERYARSDTSVTGQTLKLISAKPDAVLIAGSGTPAALPQKSLKERGYAGKVYQTHGVANSDFLRVGGKDVEGTLLPSGPMLVASQLPDSHPLKKSALAYVNAYEAANGKGSVSTFGGHAWDAGLIMNAAIPVALKKAQPGTPAFRAALRDALEEVKNVPGAHGIFTMSPTDHLGLDQRARVMVKIENGAWKYQPQE; encoded by the coding sequence ATGAGTTCTTTCACCCGCCTCGGCGTGGCACTGCTGTGCGCCATGGCCTTCGCCGCGCACGCCGACATCAACGTCGGAGTGACCCTGTCGGCGACCGGGCCGGCCGCTTCCCTCGGCATTCCCGAAAAGAACACCATTGCGCTGATGCCCAAGACCATCGGCGGGCAGAAGATCAACTACATCGTGCTCGACGACGCTTCCGACACCACGGCTGCGGTGTCGAACACGCGCAAGCTGATCAGCGAGAACAAGGTCGACATCGTGCTCGGCTCGACCGTGACGCCCAATTCGCTGGCCATGATCGACGTGGTGGCCGAAGAGAAGGTACCGATGATCTCGATGGCGGCCTCGGCGCGCATCGTCGAGCCCATGGACGCCAAGCGCAAGTGGGTCTTCAAGACGCCGCAGAACGACATCATGATGTCGCTGGCGATCGCCGAGCACATGGCCGCCAACGGCGTGAAGACGGTCGGCTTCATCGGCTTCTCCGACGCCTATGGCGAAGGCTGGTTCCAGGAATTCACCAAGGCTGCCGAGCTGAAGAAGCTCAAGGTCGTGGCCAATGAGCGTTATGCCCGAAGCGACACCTCGGTCACCGGCCAGACGCTCAAGCTCATCTCCGCCAAGCCCGACGCCGTGCTGATCGCCGGCTCCGGCACCCCGGCCGCGCTGCCGCAGAAGTCGCTGAAGGAGCGCGGCTACGCCGGCAAGGTCTACCAGACCCACGGCGTCGCCAATTCCGACTTCCTGCGCGTCGGCGGCAAGGATGTCGAGGGCACGCTGCTGCCCTCGGGCCCGATGCTGGTGGCGTCGCAGCTGCCCGATTCGCATCCGCTCAAGAAATCGGCGCTGGCCTACGTCAACGCCTACGAGGCCGCCAATGGCAAGGGCAGCGTGTCGACCTTCGGTGGCCACGCCTGGGATGCCGGCCTGATCATGAATGCCGCCATTCCGGTCGCGCTGAAGAAGGCCCAGCCCGGCACGCCGGCGTTCCGCGCCGCGCTGCGCGATGCGCTCGAAGAGGTGAAGAACGTCCCCGGCGCGCATGGCATCTTCACCATGTCGCCCACCGACCATTTGGGCCTGGACCAGCGCGCGCGCGTGATGGTCAAGATCGAGAACGGCGCCTGGAAGTACCAACCGCAAGAATAA
- a CDS encoding ABC transporter ATP-binding protein, which produces MTHPPVPEKAGVPVRGVSASASASPLLQLEDFCVSYGPVEAVHHIDLRVDAGEIVTVIGPNGAGKTTLLCAAMGLLPSRGRVLLGGEPMARVSVEAMVARGVGLVPEKRELFGEMPVEDNLLLGGFSRWWRGERDQRQRMDEVFAIFPRLAERRAQLASTLSGGERQMLAIGRALMARPRLLMLDEPSLGLAPLIVREVLQVVSSLRKHGVSVLLVEQNARAALQVADRAYVLEMGAVALQGAASELLHDRRIIDTYLGLGARADKPA; this is translated from the coding sequence ATGACGCACCCGCCCGTTCCAGAAAAGGCCGGCGTGCCGGTCCGAGGCGTGAGTGCGTCAGCGAGCGCCTCGCCCCTGCTTCAACTCGAAGACTTCTGCGTCTCCTACGGCCCCGTCGAGGCGGTCCACCACATCGACCTGCGCGTGGACGCCGGCGAGATCGTCACCGTGATCGGCCCCAACGGCGCCGGAAAGACCACGCTGCTGTGCGCAGCCATGGGTCTGCTGCCTTCGCGCGGACGGGTGCTGCTCGGCGGCGAGCCCATGGCTCGGGTCAGCGTCGAGGCCATGGTGGCGCGCGGCGTCGGGCTCGTGCCCGAGAAGCGCGAGCTGTTCGGCGAGATGCCGGTCGAGGACAACCTGCTGCTGGGAGGCTTCTCGCGCTGGTGGCGCGGCGAGCGCGACCAGCGCCAGCGGATGGACGAGGTCTTCGCCATCTTCCCGCGCCTGGCCGAGCGCCGCGCGCAGCTGGCCTCCACGCTCTCCGGCGGCGAGCGGCAGATGCTGGCGATCGGTCGCGCGCTGATGGCGCGCCCACGCCTGCTGATGCTCGACGAACCGTCGCTGGGGCTGGCCCCGCTCATCGTGCGCGAAGTGCTGCAGGTGGTGTCCTCGCTGCGCAAGCACGGGGTCTCGGTGCTGCTGGTCGAGCAGAACGCGCGCGCCGCGCTGCAGGTCGCGGACCGCGCCTATGTGCTGGAAATGGGCGCGGTCGCGCTGCAGGGCGCGGCCTCGGAGCTCTTGCACGACCGCCGCATCATCGACACCTACCTGGGGCTGGGCGCGCGCGCCGACAAGCCGGCTTAG
- a CDS encoding DUF72 domain-containing protein produces MAGTPGDTRVGISGWRYAPWRGKFYPKGLPQRRELAFASRMLPTIELNGSFYSLQRPESYLAWHDETPDGFVFAVKGSRYITHMLRLKDVRPALANFLASGVLALRAKLGPFLWQLPPSMAYDPERIEDFFTLLPRDTRAALALAREHDERLEGRSWLERSAKRPLRHAVEVRHPSFVDAAFIAQLRQHGIALVVADTAGRWPLIEDLTADFVYLRLHGDKELYASGYDDAALDQWAARIDAWRHGRQVKDARRASTRAAPRRARRDVYCYFDNDVKVHAPYDAANLARRLGVATGLGPDGEFAA; encoded by the coding sequence ATGGCTGGAACACCCGGCGACACCCGCGTCGGCATCTCAGGCTGGCGCTACGCGCCCTGGCGCGGCAAGTTCTATCCGAAGGGCTTGCCACAGCGCCGGGAACTGGCCTTCGCCTCGCGCATGCTGCCGACCATCGAGCTGAACGGTTCCTTCTATTCGCTGCAACGGCCCGAGTCTTACCTCGCCTGGCACGACGAAACGCCCGATGGCTTCGTCTTCGCGGTCAAGGGCTCGCGCTACATCACGCACATGCTGCGGCTGAAGGACGTGCGCCCCGCGCTCGCCAACTTCCTGGCATCGGGGGTGCTGGCACTGCGCGCGAAGCTGGGACCGTTCCTGTGGCAGCTGCCGCCTTCGATGGCTTACGACCCGGAGCGGATCGAAGACTTCTTCACGCTGCTGCCGCGCGACACGCGTGCGGCCCTGGCCCTCGCGCGCGAGCATGACGAGCGGCTCGAGGGCCGGAGCTGGCTCGAGCGTTCCGCGAAGCGGCCGCTGCGGCATGCGGTGGAAGTGCGTCATCCGAGCTTCGTCGACGCGGCCTTCATTGCCCAATTGCGCCAGCACGGCATCGCACTCGTGGTCGCGGACACGGCCGGCCGCTGGCCGCTGATCGAGGACCTGACGGCCGATTTCGTCTACCTGCGGCTGCATGGCGACAAGGAGCTCTATGCCAGCGGCTACGACGATGCCGCGCTGGACCAGTGGGCCGCGCGCATCGATGCATGGCGCCACGGCCGCCAGGTGAAGGACGCACGCAGGGCTTCGACCCGCGCCGCGCCGCGCCGCGCCCGGCGCGATGTGTACTGCTACTTCGACAACGACGTCAAGGTGCATGCGCCCTACGACGCGGCGAACCTGGCACGGCGGCTCGGCGTGGCGACCGGCCTCGGCCCTGACGGAGAATTCGCCGCATGA